GATTCTTATCAAAAAGGATTTTGGACAGAATTTATGGGCAGAGTCTTTAAATACTTGGGAGATGAAGgtgtaagagaaaatgaaatgaaaacaacaatgacaTCAATACCTTTCACTCCAGGGATGGTGGAACTTTTCAACTTTATAAGAAAGAATAAGGATAAATTTGACTGCATCATTATTTCAGATTCAAATTCAGTCTtcatagactgggttttagaagctGCCAATTTTCATGATATATTTGCTAAAGTGTTTACAAATCCAGCAGCTTTTGATAGCAATGGTCATCTCACTGTGGAAAATTATCATGCTCATTCTTGTAATAGGTGCCCAAAGAATCTTTGCAAAAATGTAGTTTTGGTAGAATTTGTAGAAAAACAGTTACAACAGGGAGTGAATTATACACAAATTGTGTATATAGGTGATGGTGGGAATGATGTCTGTCCAGTAacctttttaaagaagaatgatgtTGCCATGCCACGGAAAGGATATACTTTACAGAAAACTCTTTCCAGAATGTCTCAAAATCTTGAATCTATGGAATCTTCTATTGTGGTTTGGTCTTCAGGTGttgaaataatttctcatttacaATTTCTAATAAAGGAGTAATATACCAACAATTGAAATGTGTATTAGTTAAGATTAGGTTCATCAGCATAAAACTAAGACCCTTAACACTagtggcttaaaagaaaaaagaaaaaaattcccctCTCTTCAAAGAAGTCCAGGAGTATTTCAAGGCTGCAGTGTTGCTCTACCAAGCACTTGGCTTTCAACTCATTAGGTTGTGTAAGCTCCAACACTCACAGCAACATTCTGGCTAGCAAGAAAGAGGGCAGAGAGAAGGTTACAGCTCCTGGTTTAAGGGAATTTCCCAGAATTGTACCCAAGATGTCTTTTAAATACCATTGATGAAAACTTAGTCATAATACCCCACCTAACTGCAAGGAAATGGCAAATACAGCTTTTCAGGTGGTCATGTGTATaggaaaaattggaaaaaagaaaagtacagaatTGAGGTAGGTAAAACCAGTGGTCTATGCCAAAAGTATAGTTggattgtgttttttaatttattcctagAGAGAGTGGCCAAATTTTCTTaagataattattttcaaaagtatatCCAGTAGTTTCAGATCTTAAAAGTAAGCCTGATGccttcccccaccacccccgGTTATTTATTCATATAAGAAAAAGAGGctttcagctgggcacagtggcacattgcctgtaatcccagcagctcaagaggctgaagcaggaggattgcaaattcaaaaagCCAGCTTCAACAGTTTAGGACCTAAGCAATTTGCCAAGACCCTGTATCAGGGCTGAGATTgagactcagtggcagagtgcttgcctcacacatatgaggcactgggtttgaaacttagcaccacatcaaaataaataaaataaaggtatcgtgtccatctacaactaaaaaaaaaaaaaaaaaggtgccccACACccctgctggggatgtggctcagtggttaagcacccctggttcaatctctggtaccaaaaacaataataataagagGCTCTCAAATCAGtgtattttaaagatagagatgctgggtctggggatgtggcttagtggtagacaCTTACCTAACACagaaggccatgggttcaattcccagcaccattaaaaaaaaaaaagtggggagactggggttgtggctcagcagtagagcgcttgcctcacatatgtgaggcactgggtttgatcctcagcaccacataaaaataaataaacaaaggtattgtgtccatttacaacttaaaagatatatttttaaaaaaatagatgctgggctggggatgtggctcaagcggtagcgcactcgcctggcatgcgcccGGGGTATTGGGTTCgagcctcaacaccacataaaaataaaagatgttgtgtccaccaaaaactaaaaagtaaatattaaaaaatggatgCAGTATTTATTGTCCAAGTTCTCatcaactttatttctttttgaaataaaatacatattaatgtCCGTCCTTTAATTATCTTAAGTTTATGTCTTAGCATCATAGACAATAACTAGTATGTTGGGTTTAATCAGTGTGTTATTTCTATTTGGCaatgtagttttttgttttttgttttttttttaatagggggagtaccaggaattgaatttaggggcacttgaccactaagccacgtccccagccctattttgtattttatttagagacaggctcttactgagttgctgagtgccttgcttttgctgaggctggctttgaactcacaattctcctgtctcatcctcccaagctgctgggattacaggtgtgcaccactgcgcctggtgGCAATGAAGTTTTGATCAAGAAAATAAGTAATTTGTAGGACTATTCAACATTTAAGAGACTTTCATATAGGGATATTAGCAAAACATCAACTAATATAGAAATTTTTACAAATCTATTCTAATTTCTAAACTCATGTTTTAGCCATAAATACTCAGTATGTAATAATATTaggattttcttttccaaattatgTGAAGCtccagaaatataaatattcagtaTAATTTAGTGAGGAAAAATTGATACTCTGCAATCTTTTTTAAGTTAAAAGgtagatttttgttttgctttaataggtTAGATTATATTGAAACACATCTATTCTTATAAATTACATTTGTGTATGCTCAGACCactaacattaaaaattatagaactaaaaaaaattagatttttggACTAGGACTGTAGCTCAataatgcttgcctagtatgtgaaaggtcctgagttaaatccctccCTGTaccacaaaaatacataaaataagttTCATTTACAGTAATGGTTGGCCAAGTGATTTTCTGCTGAGCATAAAAGCTGACACTTGAACAAATGTCAAAAACATCTGATTAAAGACTACAGAGAGCTGACAATGAAGAATTTCTAAGAAACTTCGGTAAGTAGACTGTTTTCCCTGTAAATTGCCCTATCTGTAAGTGGTAGCTGAGGCATTAAGGGGTTATGTTGATAACTTCATGAGACCAGAGGAAGAGACACTGAAGTATGTCTGCATTGGTAAAGCTTTTCCCTCACTTTGAGTCAGGGGAAAAGGATCCTAAGTAGTGCTCATTAGGAATAAGAATGATCCAGAAGTAAATATACCTTTAAAAGGATGGCTTTAAATACTCTGTCTCTGAAATTGGATTGAATCTAAGATTTTTAGAGTTCCCAGGTGCCTGGCAAAAGCAAATCTAAATTTACTTCTTACGAGGACTAGGTATAGAAGACTCTTAAGCTAATCCCTGTCATTTGGTATTCCGTGTGTGTGTATGATCTATGGCTTGTTTCAACTCAATAAAATAACATGAAGATGATGGTGTATACATGATTGTGTATAAATGATTACATCAAATGCTCATGCCCATCTTAAGAGCAAACTGGCATGTTGGAGCTGGCTGCTGGAagaagccacatggccagcaAGTGAGGGTGGTCTCTAGCCCTGATTCCAGTATTCTGCAAGGAACCAAATGCTGCCAGCAACCTGTGATTTTCGAAGTGAACCTGCTCCAATGGAGATTCAACTGAGACCAGCTAACATTATGACTGTAACCTTAGACCATGAAGCAGAGGATCTTGCAATTAAGAcattaaatttatagaaatattgtTATGCAGCAGAAAGAAACTAACATACTAGTCCTCAAAATAAATGTGACCAGGcacatggcacacacctgtaatcccagaaccttgggaggccaaggcaggaagatcccaagttcaagtaCAGCCTTGCTAACTTAACAACTcactaagaaacttagtgagacccttctcaaaaataaaaaggggactgaggtcgtggctcagtggtagagtgctcactcagcatgcacaaggcactgggttcgatcctcagtgccacataaatgtaaaataaagatattgtgtccacctaaaaagaactaaaaaagaaatactttaaataaataaaataaaaagggcttgaaatgtaactcagtggtaaagttcctctgggttcaattctcagtactccAAAAACAAATAGATGTGAAGTTTTGCAAGCACATTATAGGGTACACAATAAAAGTAGCCACACAAAGAGACATGAGTGAAAACCAGCagaaattgttttttaaacaCATCTGCAGGACCTCCAGATATTGGAGTCCTCAGAGACAAACTTCTGAGAATTTTGGCAAAGaattgaaaattatattaaaaacaaaatggaaatactagaaatgaaaatcagaattttaattaATAGATCTGACAGCAGAGCAGGCAATAGTGAAAAAGAATTGGTGAATAAACACAagttagaagaaaatagaatggtgcAAAGAGggacaaaacaatgaaaatacagaagaaaaatgttgTAAAAAGATCTAATATAGGAAAGAAGTATCCCAGGGGAGAAGAATATAGTTTGTAAGATAATGACAAAACTTCACAAAATTGATGAAAGACATCAAACTAGTTTTAAGAACTAATATCAACTGGACATAATAGTGGTagacacctgtattcccagctattaggtgagactgaggcaagaggatctctggagcccagaagttcaaggccaccctgagcAACATagctggaaaaaagaaagaacctaTGAACCcctaaaaaggataaataaaatgaaaaccaaatatgggtatgtatagctcagtggtagaatgcatgcttaatgtgcacaaggcccaggatttagtccccagcaccaaaaaaaaaaaaaaaaaaaaaaagagaaatcacatTATAAAACTGctgttgtagctcaggggtagagtgctcgcctagcatgtgcaaggctttgggtttgatcctcagcaccacataaaaataaataaacaaaatgaaggtattgtgtccaactacaactaaaaataaataaatgtttttaaaaacctgctgattaataaaaatggaatgagTATAAAgcagccaaaaataaatattacattaaaagaagcaacaatgaaaataatagctggtcattattttttaaaatgcttcattgACTTCAACAGTGACCAATTTCAACTTCATCTAGGCTTGgagttttctttgttggaaggtttttaaccatatttgaatttttttattaaatgaaggACTATTCAAGTTATATCTCTTGAGTGAGCTTTGGTAATTTGTGACTATATTAGTCATCTATTGCTGCATAATGAATTACCTCAGAACTTAGTAGCTTTAACTTGCCCTGGTGGCTCATGCttcccagctacctgggaagccgagacaggaggatcgattGAATGTAGCCCTAGGCAAGACCCTTTCTTCTTGTCTGTCTGTgacaaatctctctctctgacttTTCTTATGATGACACTTGTGATTACATTTAGGGCCTACCTAGACCAtccaagatgagaaaaaaaaaaatgttctaagttGTCCTCAATTTAATTACAAGGACCAGAGGATAAAGGGGAGGAGTGCTGGGTAAGGTTAATTAGTTAATAGCTACAGTCCATAAACAACAAAAGTCCGCTTCTCAGTTCTGAATGTATATTAAAACCTTACTTCAAATACCATCAGGACCTCCTAGGTGCCAGCCACCACATCCTGTTACAACACCAGCTAATCCAGAAGCAATAATTACTTCTGTGGACTGCCCATCTACCCCAAAACGTTCCTCACTTTGTGTTATCCCACTCCTTTTAGCAATAGCAAGACAGGTTAAATATAAACAACTTACATTTTCCTTCCCCAAagttttgttataaaaatgttcTTAGAATTAAGTCCAGTAGACATTTTCCAACTGCTTTCTAGCCTGGCTGCTGGAAGTTGGGGGAACTTGTCCCAGGATCTGGTCCTTTTTCTGACTAGCATAATAATGGCTTGTTAAACCCATTTACTTAGAGATTCCTTTGGTCTCAAGAATTTTGATGTAACAAGGGTAATCTCCCCATTTTAATAGGCTTAATCACATTTGGAAAtacccatttttcttttcaaggcAACATTTACAAGTCCTATGGATTAGCCCTGATATATTTGGGTAGGGGAGTGTTATTTAATTTACTACAAGTTAAGAAGGCATTGGCACatatttaatgatatttaaaatgtttgacaATCACTAGAGGTATAAACCAATAAAATCAGAAGCACCAGCCAATAAGAATGGATGCTAAAGAGCCTTTGTTTGAAAAGAAACTCTATACCTTACATATGCCAGCACCTAACACCTTGAACACACACACTATAAAGTGAATAAATGCTAGTTTACTGAGgtccaacatttttatttatttattattattattattttagtgttggggattgaatccagggcctcacataagttctctaccactgaactacacccccaatCCAAGGTCCAACttcatttcatttgtttcctatttttaaatgtcaggGCATGTTCTTTGCTCACTTATCAGTAGGGTCTTGTGTTCTGCTTATCTATTTGAATACTTCATATATGGAGCATAGTAACATTGCTATATTGTGACAAACAGTATTTGCATTGTATGGAAGTTTTACATACAATGCAAATACTGAAGTTTTGGGAATTTTAGTCTATAAAATACACTGACAATAAATGTCACaggaaaaagaacacaaattttaTTACATGTCTAAGGCATGGGAATATGAGACTCAAACAGGAAAGATGACTTAACCTcatggagattttttaaaattatttgtttatttggtgctgggattgaacctagggccttttacatgctaggcaaatagtAGAACCTTCATTCCTGGTAATAATACTAGGTCCCATTTAAGCAGTTTATTTCTGTATCTAATTAGTCTCCTTTAGTGATCAGTGCATAGTAGTTGAGGTAAGTTATTCTGTGGCAGGTATTAAACCAGGATCTTGGAAACAAAATTTATTAAACCATTACAGATGTTAGCCAGAAAGAAATGACCACTCATGGGACAAGTTCCCAAAGCTTCCAGCAGTGAAGCTAGGTAGCAGTTGGAAAAATGTCCATCAGATCTAAAAAGCTGGAGTATCTTatgaaaatttggagactggatggTTTAAGTTTTTTGACATCAAACCTCCTTCAGCTGTAGATGGGAAGAGCAGGATTACTCCAACCAGCAAGGGCTTTGGGAGGGCAGTCCGTAAGAAGAAGCAACCTTGCCTCTCTAAGCAGGATACCATGGCATTTATGTGGTCTTAATAGGATCTAAATCAAGGTTTTAAAATacaatcaagaatataaaatggtcttttgtttttctcagcCTGTTTAAAGTTTAATGTTGCTACATTAAACTTTGGGAGACCTTGGTTGGTGAAGGAAAACAGGTttattcaaagccaaccttgTTCCCACAAGGATAGAGACTTGAGGGTATGAATAGCTTTTATAGGAGGAGAGGGGTCCAGTGGGACAAATGgcagaatatatacatatgtagattTAGTGCTAGTCAAAAGTAGGccacaatttcagtttttttggcACCTGCCTGAGCCAGGATGCAACTTTTCAGTTTCCATTCTCAGCAAGGG
This window of the Ictidomys tridecemlineatus isolate mIctTri1 chromosome 7, mIctTri1.hap1, whole genome shotgun sequence genome carries:
- the Phospho2 gene encoding pyridoxal phosphate phosphatase PHOSPHO2, whose protein sequence is MKILLVFDFDNTIIDDNSDTWIVQCAPDKKLPIELQDSYQKGFWTEFMGRVFKYLGDEGVRENEMKTTMTSIPFTPGMVELFNFIRKNKDKFDCIIISDSNSVFIDWVLEAANFHDIFAKVFTNPAAFDSNGHLTVENYHAHSCNRCPKNLCKNVVLVEFVEKQLQQGVNYTQIVYIGDGGNDVCPVTFLKKNDVAMPRKGYTLQKTLSRMSQNLESMESSIVVWSSGVEIISHLQFLIKE